The Streptomyces sp. NBC_01275 genome has a segment encoding these proteins:
- a CDS encoding trypsin-like peptidase domain-containing protein, which yields MKSPASRATHNASNSAAWHARIESVGQVAGAGFLITPRKVLTCAHVVRASAPDALTVTFTERPGSPAVPARVVADGGWGGRVTDLGDLAVLELAHDAPVAPAALAPVDAAHGDRADRPRKLVVYGFPVGFDEGTLAEFRVTSAQLLNNEWIQLEAWQPGGQPLAPGFSGAAVTLVDTGEVVGMVTAAAGAQGVHNGRMMPTEVMSRYWPDLEGLVPTSDHRTADRARLRALVERAVRAGLDCDPVRLYAAAAGPLDPSAPQEGFDSLWSAALFVLCEIDGADAAATVARFADRLESLLEELLRAPAEHEPAAEREPAVAPDWSPILVDLQHSGAGDGQVLVEVSAYSGGRRHPVGSDTVPQARVRAYVQDRIEAAFRYLTPGCDELIAFALPRDWIDLPVDRWASAPDDDTPLGCVYPLVVTDQARRRAGARHQLTRAWNRLDTLPGVRVHRIECGAPEEPPRLRMRLRKPDACLAGFATAPAAPRTRPHFDASLTAPAPVVVWSRGGCADGPAGPCAGGDGCAGKTFLDELDACVSAVPPAELPRRILALREEADAEDGHWARDIQLVWDDPRVFADPHGDPSAHVRSPVA from the coding sequence ATGAAGAGCCCCGCGAGCAGAGCCACGCACAACGCCTCGAACAGCGCCGCATGGCACGCCCGGATCGAGAGCGTCGGCCAGGTCGCCGGGGCGGGCTTCCTCATCACCCCGCGCAAGGTGCTGACCTGCGCCCATGTCGTGCGCGCAAGCGCGCCGGACGCCCTGACGGTGACCTTCACCGAGCGCCCCGGCTCCCCCGCCGTACCGGCCCGGGTGGTCGCCGACGGCGGCTGGGGCGGCCGTGTCACCGACCTCGGCGACCTGGCCGTACTGGAGTTGGCGCACGACGCGCCGGTCGCCCCGGCCGCGCTCGCTCCCGTGGACGCGGCGCACGGCGACCGCGCCGACCGGCCGCGCAAGCTCGTCGTCTACGGCTTCCCGGTCGGCTTCGACGAGGGCACCCTCGCCGAATTCCGGGTCACCTCGGCCCAGTTGCTCAACAACGAGTGGATCCAGCTGGAGGCCTGGCAGCCTGGCGGGCAGCCGCTCGCCCCCGGGTTCAGCGGCGCGGCGGTCACCCTCGTCGACACCGGCGAGGTGGTCGGCATGGTCACCGCGGCCGCCGGAGCCCAGGGCGTGCACAACGGGCGGATGATGCCCACCGAGGTCATGTCCCGCTACTGGCCCGACCTGGAGGGCCTGGTGCCCACCTCGGACCACCGCACCGCCGACCGCGCCCGGCTGCGCGCCCTCGTCGAGCGGGCCGTCCGCGCGGGCCTGGACTGCGATCCCGTACGGCTGTACGCGGCCGCGGCCGGGCCGTTGGACCCGTCGGCGCCACAGGAGGGGTTCGACTCGCTGTGGTCGGCCGCCCTGTTCGTGCTGTGCGAGATCGACGGGGCGGACGCGGCCGCGACCGTGGCCCGGTTCGCCGACCGGCTGGAGAGTCTGCTGGAGGAGTTGCTGAGGGCCCCCGCAGAGCACGAGCCGGCCGCCGAGCGGGAGCCCGCCGTCGCGCCCGACTGGTCGCCCATCCTCGTCGACCTCCAGCACAGCGGCGCGGGCGACGGACAGGTCCTGGTCGAGGTGTCCGCGTACAGCGGGGGACGCCGGCATCCGGTCGGCTCCGACACCGTCCCGCAGGCCCGGGTGCGGGCCTACGTACAGGACCGGATCGAGGCCGCCTTCCGGTATCTGACGCCCGGCTGCGACGAGTTGATCGCGTTCGCGCTGCCCCGCGACTGGATCGACCTGCCCGTCGACCGCTGGGCGAGCGCCCCCGACGACGACACCCCGCTGGGCTGCGTCTACCCGCTGGTCGTCACCGACCAGGCCCGGCGCAGAGCGGGCGCCCGGCACCAGCTGACCCGCGCCTGGAACCGGCTCGACACGCTGCCGGGCGTGCGCGTGCACCGCATCGAGTGCGGCGCGCCCGAGGAGCCGCCGCGGCTGCGGATGCGGCTGCGCAAGCCCGACGCCTGTCTCGCGGGCTTCGCCACCGCCCCGGCCGCGCCCCGCACCCGCCCCCACTTCGACGCCTCGCTCACCGCGCCCGCCCCGGTGGTCGTCTGGTCCCGCGGCGGCTGCGCGGACGGTCCCGCAGGACCCTGCGCCGGCGGGGACGGCTGCGCGGGCAAGACGTTCCTGGACGAGCTCGACGCCTGCGTGTCCGCCGTACCGCCCGCCGAACTCCCGCGCCGGATCCTGGCGTTGCGCGAGGAGGCCGACGCGGAGGACGGTCACTGGGCGCGCGACATCCAGCTGGTGTGGGACGACCCGCGCGTCTTCGCCGACCCGCACGGCGACCCGTCCGCCCACGTCCGCTCACCCGTGGCCTGA
- a CDS encoding MoxR family ATPase: MPHWSVYTGNSEPHDGIERLPAPPPWRAFDGEPVVSPPRDADDEAAVSPDRVHRARTYVATPESVQLVNAALVLRRPLLVTGPPGTGKSSLAYAVARELGLGPVLRWNITSRTTLADGLYQYDPLSRLYAARQAARTGDDVRRAGGVEDHLRLGPLGTALLPYAHPRALLVDEIDKSDLDLPNDLLNVLEEGQYEIPELLRSARHSAERDRGVQDTAEVLADGTDVPVAVTRGRVRCRAFPFVVLTSNGEREFPPAFLRRCVRLKLRRPDRAQLTEIVRAHLDTPPGEAEHLINRFLTRAADGELATDQLLNALYLTGVAGLDAESRDALAEQLMPYLSTTADGDGF; this comes from the coding sequence ATGCCCCACTGGTCCGTCTACACCGGGAACAGCGAGCCGCACGACGGCATCGAGCGGCTGCCCGCGCCGCCGCCCTGGCGGGCGTTCGACGGCGAGCCCGTGGTGTCCCCGCCCCGGGACGCCGACGACGAGGCGGCCGTCTCCCCCGACCGCGTCCACCGCGCCCGCACCTACGTCGCCACCCCGGAGAGCGTCCAACTCGTCAACGCGGCCCTCGTGCTGCGCCGCCCGCTGCTGGTCACCGGCCCGCCCGGCACCGGCAAGTCGTCCCTGGCGTACGCGGTGGCCCGGGAGCTGGGGCTGGGACCGGTGCTGCGCTGGAACATCACCAGCCGCACCACCCTGGCCGACGGCCTCTACCAGTACGACCCGCTGTCCCGCCTGTACGCGGCCCGGCAGGCGGCACGGACGGGGGACGACGTCCGCCGGGCCGGCGGGGTCGAGGACCATCTGCGTCTCGGCCCCCTCGGCACGGCCCTGCTCCCCTACGCACACCCCCGCGCCCTCCTGGTCGACGAGATCGACAAGAGCGACCTCGACCTGCCCAACGACCTGCTGAACGTCCTGGAGGAGGGCCAGTACGAGATCCCCGAACTCCTGCGCTCCGCCCGCCACTCGGCCGAGCGCGACCGGGGCGTCCAGGACACCGCCGAGGTGCTGGCCGACGGCACGGACGTCCCGGTCGCCGTCACCCGCGGCCGGGTCCGCTGCCGCGCCTTCCCCTTCGTCGTCCTGACCAGCAACGGCGAGCGCGAGTTCCCGCCCGCCTTCCTGCGCCGCTGCGTCCGCCTGAAGCTGCGCCGCCCCGACCGCGCCCAGCTCACCGAGATCGTCCGCGCCCACCTCGACACCCCGCCCGGCGAGGCGGAACACCTCATCAACCGCTTCCTGACCCGCGCCGCCGACGGCGAACTCGCCACCGACCAGCTCCTGAACGCCCTCTACCTCACCGGAGTCGCCGGCCTGGACGCGGAGTCCCGCGACGCCCTCGCGGAACAGCTGATGCCGTACCTGAGCACGACGGCGGACGGCGATGGCTTCTGA
- a CDS encoding SAV_2336 N-terminal domain-related protein has translation MASDETPAATDETPTTDETPAMGGTPATIESPATDGTPATMEPPASDPTPATTEPPPGGASALDRLTALLTAAADTAPTPRELAELLWLAGQLSDPAEGATRPAPPAPAAPPTGPPAQSATAPPPPSSPPPPAPRSPADRIPLHLPAPPGLPEETGGPTVPGSPGGAARTPLLAPAPPMLPHPLALQRALRPLKRTVPSARARLLDERATADRIARLGAHPDVWLPVLRPARDRWLRLNLVHDTGPTMPVWRPLVRELHTVLAQSGVFRTVTLHPATPDGGALHLPEATDGRTVTLVVSDCMGPQWRPGAAGERWFGTLRRWASRMPVAVVQPLPERLWPTTALPAEPGLLSAPTTAAPLSTLAFTPYDPEAAPRPDAAVPLPVLEPGAPWLAHWATLVAGPGGGRTPGAAAWLTPVPIAPHPAEPTPEPSSLPAQDLVLRFRATASPEAFRLAGHLALAVPSVPVMRLVQRAVDRDPRPQHLAEVILSGMLTAVPGPPGSYDFRPGVRDLLLRTLPRTTRGRTRELLDQLGGLIDARAGFTAGEFRAEAGHADGNGAGPAFATVSEETVERLGGDTLRPLIGQQSPPPDGPRPTPRPAHPTLLFETDADLARRPETRITLEYAVHELLSRGDLTPQQYEIRVRTNGYVVQVHPDAYLLPVLAAALRWLPGPLSELAEAPPLRVTFRDGTESAVRQEPAARPESAARPESAVPRLAGVEAAAQVLLTVPPGLYDAFAESSAAAGPHRFRPLFGDAPDAPPLAWYCPLPAPRPEDEAERDLVRGPFLTRDLHQLGIPAPGRTAVVHTRPDAPLTLLDPAVPYGGRPPRPATYYEVDLTPHHAVRQASLPSSGKGAFTAAVELTWRVKDPVAFVRAEVGQAGQVAERLLAHALATGAGITRRHAVRRAVGAQREVNSQLGRWPVPGLAVTCAVTLAPDYAPPPEVRRPAPSGRPLADLLTDAETVLFGFDGPLARLFTANTAREAALDLLSLVAEHRRPEDALAGRPLGSGRSRALFVHPLDVLRAFAHDPVGPLLRDRLDKLELRAVPDAPTTHHSLMLVRTLHDGGRRVGVATDVSAQAVHRYLESHHLPLTRVHCRSNDLSRLMPHPDCLLRALRPHGTPALTSVLIGSTLAELTAAQQVGLRFIGLARNPTVEQGLREAGCEVTVATLAPVLEAARTL, from the coding sequence ATGGCTTCTGACGAAACCCCGGCCGCCACGGACGAAACTCCGACCACGGACGAGACCCCGGCTATGGGCGGGACCCCCGCCACGATCGAGTCACCGGCCACGGACGGGACCCCGGCCACGATGGAGCCCCCCGCCTCCGACCCGACCCCCGCCACGACCGAGCCCCCGCCCGGTGGCGCCTCCGCCCTCGACCGGCTGACCGCACTCCTCACCGCCGCCGCGGACACCGCGCCGACCCCGCGCGAACTGGCGGAACTGCTGTGGCTGGCAGGCCAGTTGAGCGATCCGGCGGAGGGTGCGACGAGGCCGGCGCCCCCTGCCCCGGCCGCGCCCCCGACCGGCCCGCCCGCCCAGTCGGCCACCGCCCCGCCCCCGCCGTCCTCCCCGCCCCCGCCCGCGCCCCGGTCCCCCGCCGACCGCATCCCCCTGCACCTCCCCGCCCCGCCCGGCCTCCCGGAAGAGACCGGCGGCCCCACCGTCCCGGGCAGCCCCGGCGGAGCCGCCCGCACCCCCCTCCTCGCCCCCGCGCCCCCGATGCTGCCCCACCCCCTCGCCCTCCAGCGCGCCCTGCGCCCGCTGAAGCGCACGGTGCCGTCGGCGCGCGCCCGGCTCCTCGACGAGCGGGCGACAGCCGACCGCATCGCCCGGCTCGGCGCGCACCCGGACGTCTGGCTGCCCGTCCTGCGTCCCGCACGCGACCGCTGGCTGCGCCTGAACCTGGTCCACGACACGGGCCCGACGATGCCGGTCTGGCGGCCCCTCGTCCGCGAACTGCACACCGTGCTGGCCCAGTCGGGCGTCTTCCGCACGGTCACCCTGCACCCGGCCACCCCCGACGGCGGCGCCCTGCACCTCCCCGAGGCCACGGACGGTCGTACCGTCACGCTGGTCGTCAGCGACTGCATGGGCCCGCAGTGGCGGCCCGGCGCGGCGGGCGAGCGCTGGTTCGGCACGCTGCGACGGTGGGCGTCCCGGATGCCGGTGGCCGTGGTCCAACCGCTCCCGGAACGCCTCTGGCCCACCACGGCCCTCCCGGCCGAGCCGGGTCTGCTGTCCGCCCCGACGACGGCGGCCCCGCTCTCCACCCTCGCCTTCACCCCGTACGACCCCGAGGCCGCACCCCGACCCGACGCGGCCGTACCCCTGCCCGTCCTGGAACCGGGCGCGCCCTGGCTCGCCCACTGGGCCACGCTGGTGGCGGGCCCCGGCGGCGGCCGCACCCCGGGCGCGGCCGCCTGGCTCACCCCGGTTCCCATCGCCCCGCACCCCGCCGAACCGACCCCCGAACCCTCCTCCCTCCCCGCCCAGGACCTCGTCCTGCGCTTCCGCGCCACCGCCTCCCCGGAGGCCTTCCGGCTCGCCGGCCATCTGGCCCTCGCCGTCCCCTCCGTTCCGGTGATGCGCCTCGTCCAACGCGCCGTGGACCGCGATCCGCGCCCGCAGCACCTGGCCGAGGTGATCCTCAGCGGCATGCTCACCGCCGTCCCGGGCCCGCCCGGCTCCTACGACTTCCGCCCCGGCGTCCGCGACCTCCTCCTGCGCACCCTGCCCCGCACGACCCGCGGCCGCACCCGCGAACTCCTCGACCAGCTCGGCGGATTGATCGACGCCCGCGCGGGCTTCACCGCCGGCGAGTTCCGCGCGGAGGCCGGCCACGCCGACGGCAACGGCGCGGGCCCGGCGTTCGCGACGGTGAGCGAGGAGACGGTGGAGCGGCTGGGCGGGGACACGCTGCGTCCGCTGATCGGGCAGCAGAGCCCGCCGCCCGACGGACCGCGGCCGACGCCCCGCCCCGCCCACCCCACCCTCCTCTTCGAGACCGACGCCGACCTCGCCCGGCGCCCCGAGACCCGCATCACCCTCGAATACGCCGTCCACGAACTGCTCTCCCGCGGCGACCTGACGCCCCAGCAGTACGAGATCCGGGTCCGCACGAACGGCTACGTCGTCCAGGTCCACCCCGACGCCTACCTCCTCCCCGTCCTGGCCGCCGCCCTGCGCTGGCTCCCGGGCCCGCTCTCCGAGTTGGCGGAGGCGCCGCCGCTGCGGGTGACGTTCCGGGACGGCACGGAATCCGCCGTACGCCAGGAGCCCGCCGCACGCCCGGAGTCCGCCGCACGCCCGGAGTCCGCCGTACCCCGCCTCGCCGGGGTGGAGGCGGCCGCCCAGGTGCTGCTCACCGTCCCGCCCGGCCTCTACGACGCCTTCGCCGAGAGCTCCGCCGCCGCGGGCCCGCACCGGTTCCGCCCGCTGTTCGGCGACGCCCCCGACGCCCCGCCGCTCGCCTGGTACTGCCCGCTGCCCGCGCCCCGCCCCGAGGACGAGGCCGAACGCGACCTGGTCCGGGGCCCCTTCCTCACCAGGGATCTCCATCAGCTCGGGATACCGGCTCCCGGCCGCACCGCCGTCGTGCACACCCGCCCCGACGCCCCCCTCACCCTCCTCGACCCCGCCGTCCCCTACGGCGGACGTCCGCCGCGCCCGGCGACGTACTACGAGGTCGACCTCACCCCGCACCACGCCGTCCGCCAGGCGTCCCTGCCGAGCTCCGGCAAGGGCGCCTTCACCGCCGCCGTGGAGCTGACCTGGCGGGTCAAGGACCCGGTGGCCTTCGTCCGCGCGGAGGTCGGGCAGGCCGGGCAGGTGGCCGAGCGGCTGCTGGCCCATGCGCTGGCCACGGGGGCCGGGATCACCCGGCGGCACGCCGTGCGCCGGGCGGTGGGCGCACAGCGGGAGGTCAACTCCCAGCTCGGCCGGTGGCCGGTGCCGGGGCTGGCCGTGACCTGCGCGGTGACGCTGGCGCCGGACTACGCCCCGCCGCCCGAGGTACGCCGGCCCGCCCCCTCCGGTCGCCCGCTGGCGGACCTGCTCACCGACGCCGAGACCGTGCTGTTCGGCTTCGACGGCCCGCTGGCCCGCCTGTTCACGGCGAACACCGCCCGTGAGGCCGCCCTCGACCTGCTCTCCCTGGTCGCCGAGCACCGCCGCCCCGAGGACGCGCTGGCGGGCCGGCCCCTCGGCAGCGGGAGGTCACGCGCGCTGTTCGTGCATCCGCTGGACGTTCTGCGCGCCTTCGCCCACGACCCCGTCGGCCCCCTCCTGCGGGACCGTCTCGACAAACTGGAGCTGAGGGCCGTACCGGACGCGCCCACGACGCATCACTCCCTCATGCTCGTGCGCACCCTGCACGACGGCGGCCGCCGGGTCGGGGTGGCCACGGACGTCAGCGCGCAGGCCGTCCACCGCTATCTGGAGTCCCACCACCTGCCCCTCACCCGCGTCCACTGCCGCAGCAACGACCTCAGCAGACTCATGCCGCACCCCGACTGTCTGCTGCGCGCCCTGCGTCCGCACGGCACGCCCGCCCTCACCAGCGTCCTGATCGGCTCCACGCTCGCCGAGCTCACCGCCGCCCAGCAGGTCGGCCTGCGCTTCATCGGCCTCGCCCGCAATCCCACGGTCGAACAGGGCCTGCGCGAGGCGGGCTGCGAGGTCACGGTCGCCACCCTCGCCCCCGTGCTGGAAGCCGCACGGACGCTCTGA
- a CDS encoding rod shape-determining protein, translated as MTASLEQLRRCHFAVDLGAARTRVYVKGAGLVVDQPSAAAVNTRTGALIAVGEFAEKMTGRTPHYIRVVRPVSGGTVVDIEMAQRMLRHLLGDKIRRQLRRKPFLRAAACTPHDADPLAQRAAIETLVGLGASRVELVDTLIAAAVGCGLPVERPEATMIMVCGAAATQVAVLSLGSIVTAERIPVGGEAVDHAIVQHLRHEHELMLPSQSVRPLQLALSGNGLTPHGPASTEIHGRDVATGLARSVQVDTAAVRDAIETPLTAVLDGIGRVLRDCPPDLVADLADRGIMMVGGSALLPGFDQMLRNATGMPVHIAEQPDICAAQGLGAMLEGRIEPLTLSPLGA; from the coding sequence ATGACCGCCAGTCTGGAGCAGCTGCGCCGCTGCCACTTCGCCGTCGACCTGGGAGCGGCGCGAACGCGGGTGTACGTCAAGGGGGCCGGGCTCGTCGTCGACCAGCCGTCCGCCGCCGCCGTGAACACCCGCACCGGCGCGCTGATCGCGGTCGGCGAGTTCGCCGAGAAGATGACGGGCCGCACCCCGCACTACATCCGCGTCGTGCGCCCGGTCTCCGGCGGCACGGTCGTCGACATCGAGATGGCCCAGCGCATGCTGCGCCATCTGCTCGGCGACAAGATCCGCCGACAACTGCGCCGCAAACCGTTCCTGCGCGCCGCCGCCTGCACCCCGCACGACGCCGACCCGCTCGCCCAGCGGGCCGCGATCGAGACCCTGGTCGGGCTCGGCGCCAGCCGCGTGGAGCTCGTCGACACCCTGATCGCCGCCGCCGTCGGCTGCGGTCTGCCCGTCGAGCGCCCCGAGGCCACCATGATCATGGTGTGCGGGGCGGCCGCGACCCAGGTCGCCGTCCTCTCCCTCGGCTCCATCGTGACCGCCGAACGCATCCCGGTGGGCGGCGAGGCCGTCGACCACGCGATCGTCCAACACCTGCGCCACGAACACGAGTTGATGCTCCCGAGCCAGTCCGTACGACCGCTGCAGCTGGCCCTCTCCGGCAACGGCCTCACCCCGCACGGCCCGGCGTCCACGGAGATCCACGGACGGGACGTCGCCACCGGCCTCGCCCGTTCCGTCCAGGTCGACACCGCGGCCGTACGGGACGCCATCGAGACCCCGTTGACGGCCGTGCTCGACGGCATCGGCCGGGTGCTGCGGGACTGCCCGCCGGACCTGGTCGCCGACCTCGCCGACCGCGGGATCATGATGGTCGGCGGCTCCGCCCTGCTGCCCGGCTTCGACCAGATGCTGCGCAACGCCACCGGCATGCCGGTGCACATCGCCGAACAGCCCGACATCTGCGCCGCGCAGGGCCTGGGCGCGATGCTGGAGGGCCGTATCGAGCCGCTGACCCTGAGCCCACTGGGCGCGTAG
- a CDS encoding glycoside hydrolase family 5 protein, translating into MRKTPARASSAPRLRAAFVALALAAVTGTTLAGSPASASAGSASDAGLAKDTTQFKGVNWADPRDNFADDLLQLSGLSTSDSYKQTYAKASRIIAAFRANLGANTVRLPINPYTVNGAYWKSYRGVIDAASDQGFKVIVSYWEGTGAQKDGFIDDQATYWPMWDTVVKAYKNDKRVYFEPMNEPHGYTETEWADIAAKWLNTYKSVPRNRVFVSGAGYNDHVTSVCSDPRLKGTYLSLHHYGFWKSYATYDEWVADLKVRIGDCANRTVADEFGAPMTDGLNYNVKTPDNNYINYVQAVTDTFRELKMGSVYWPGLRTDDTYSLQTLIGPPSRPWLATTNQSGADRLAWAWGRGKPVKG; encoded by the coding sequence ATGCGCAAGACCCCCGCCAGAGCCTCCTCCGCCCCCCGCCTGCGCGCCGCCTTCGTCGCGCTCGCCCTCGCCGCGGTCACCGGTACGACCCTCGCCGGGAGCCCCGCCTCCGCTTCCGCGGGCTCCGCGTCCGACGCCGGACTGGCCAAGGACACGACCCAGTTCAAGGGCGTGAACTGGGCCGACCCGCGCGACAACTTCGCCGACGATCTCCTGCAGTTGTCCGGACTGTCGACCTCGGACTCCTACAAGCAGACCTACGCCAAGGCCAGCCGGATCATCGCGGCCTTCCGCGCGAACCTCGGCGCCAACACCGTGCGGCTGCCCATCAACCCGTACACGGTGAACGGCGCGTACTGGAAGTCGTACCGCGGAGTCATCGACGCGGCGTCCGACCAGGGCTTCAAGGTCATCGTCTCCTACTGGGAGGGGACGGGCGCGCAGAAGGACGGCTTCATCGACGACCAGGCCACCTACTGGCCGATGTGGGACACCGTCGTCAAGGCGTACAAGAACGACAAGCGCGTCTACTTCGAGCCGATGAACGAGCCGCACGGGTACACCGAGACCGAGTGGGCCGACATCGCGGCGAAGTGGCTGAACACCTACAAGTCGGTCCCGCGCAACCGGGTCTTCGTCAGCGGCGCCGGCTACAACGACCACGTCACCTCGGTCTGCTCCGACCCGCGCCTGAAGGGCACCTACCTCTCCCTGCACCACTACGGGTTCTGGAAGTCGTACGCCACCTACGACGAGTGGGTGGCCGACCTCAAGGTGCGCATCGGCGACTGTGCGAACCGGACCGTGGCGGACGAGTTCGGCGCCCCGATGACGGACGGCCTGAACTACAACGTGAAGACCCCGGACAACAACTACATCAACTACGTCCAGGCCGTCACCGACACCTTCCGCGAGCTGAAGATGGGCTCCGTGTACTGGCCGGGCCTGCGCACCGACGACACGTACTCGCTGCAGACCCTGATCGGCCCGCCGTCCCGCCCCTGGCTGGCCACCACCAACCAGTCCGGCGCCGACCGCCTCGCCTGGGCCTGGGGCCGCGGCAAGCCGGTCAAGGGCTGA
- a CDS encoding LLM class flavin-dependent oxidoreductase — translation MTSPANVRIGVMYDRDWAPEELPGFARAAEALGVDDLWVVEDLGWNGGVSAAAVALGATERLRVGIGITPAPLRSPALLAMELATLARVFPGRLVAGIGHGVREWMASVGVAPRSPLALLEETITSVRALLRGERVELDGREVRLDGVQLVHPPAEPPPVVAGVVRPRSLELSGRVADGTLIAEGHGPRDLEVTRELTAKGGAGPDHTLTVLSFACVGDDPDQVALTLHPHTEGHGAWLGRPQEEVFTVSGTPAQAVDAVAALAASGADTVVLRIVGAEPLRQLEAVLGALGRSNG, via the coding sequence ATGACGAGCCCGGCGAACGTTCGAATCGGTGTGATGTACGACCGCGACTGGGCCCCGGAGGAGTTGCCGGGTTTCGCGCGGGCGGCCGAGGCGCTCGGCGTGGACGACCTGTGGGTGGTCGAGGACCTCGGCTGGAACGGCGGGGTGTCGGCGGCGGCCGTGGCGCTGGGCGCGACGGAGCGGCTGCGGGTGGGCATCGGGATCACACCGGCTCCGCTGCGCAGTCCGGCGCTGCTGGCGATGGAACTGGCCACGCTGGCCCGGGTGTTCCCGGGCCGGCTCGTGGCCGGGATCGGGCACGGGGTGCGGGAGTGGATGGCCTCGGTCGGCGTCGCGCCCCGCTCCCCGCTCGCCCTGCTGGAGGAGACGATCACCTCCGTGCGGGCCCTGCTGCGCGGGGAACGGGTCGAGCTGGACGGTCGTGAAGTGCGGCTGGACGGCGTCCAGTTGGTGCATCCGCCGGCCGAACCGCCGCCGGTGGTCGCGGGCGTGGTCCGCCCGCGTTCGCTGGAACTGTCCGGCCGGGTCGCGGACGGGACCCTGATCGCCGAGGGCCACGGCCCGCGTGATCTGGAGGTCACCCGGGAGCTGACCGCGAAGGGCGGCGCCGGTCCCGACCACACCCTGACGGTGCTGTCCTTCGCCTGCGTGGGCGACGACCCGGACCAGGTGGCCCTGACCCTGCACCCGCACACCGAGGGCCACGGCGCGTGGCTCGGCCGCCCGCAGGAGGAGGTGTTCACGGTCTCCGGCACCCCCGCGCAGGCCGTGGACGCCGTCGCCGCGCTGGCCGCGTCCGGCGCGGACACGGTCGTCCTGCGCATCGTCGGCGCGGAACCGCTCCGGCAGCTCGAGGCCGTACTGGGGGCGCTCGGTCGCTCGAACGGGTGA
- a CDS encoding NAD(P)/FAD-dependent oxidoreductase → MGMARLLVIGGGIAGTAAALALSKAGRDVTVYEAHPDSAEDIGAFLTLASNGLRALAQIDATPAVTAIGFPLTSMRVVDHTGAEVARVPLGEADDPRLRYRCLRRGELNAALQAEAARRGVEIVHGTRLASVQDGPEGVTAHFTDGSTATGDLLIGADGLNSTVRRTTAPTARPGYAGQRVFYGCTGTAPDPGTAPTDGEAACITMVRGSTAAFGHTTSPDGETFWFARVAADAPLTAAEISEATPTQWRDLLVPLLRKDPTPAADIVAATTAPVLVTNATEMPNGTPWRSGRSGDSGLSGRTLLIGDAAHAASPATGQGASMALEDAVILAKCLRDSPDVESALPLYETLRRPRVEHNTTVSGNLSRGVSAPPPAQASGGRPAEGRPAGGRPTGGAPASRPGDDELIRQLDWNSGIG, encoded by the coding sequence GTGGGTATGGCGCGCTTACTGGTCATCGGCGGCGGCATCGCCGGCACGGCTGCGGCTCTGGCGCTGAGCAAGGCGGGCCGGGACGTCACCGTGTACGAGGCGCATCCCGACTCCGCCGAGGACATCGGCGCGTTCCTCACCCTCGCGAGCAACGGCCTGCGGGCCCTCGCGCAGATCGACGCCACCCCCGCGGTCACCGCGATCGGGTTCCCGCTCACCTCGATGCGCGTGGTCGACCACACGGGCGCGGAGGTGGCGCGCGTCCCGCTCGGCGAGGCCGACGACCCCCGGCTGCGGTACCGGTGCCTGCGCCGCGGCGAGCTCAACGCGGCCCTGCAGGCGGAGGCCGCGCGCCGGGGCGTCGAGATCGTCCACGGCACCCGGCTCGCCTCCGTCCAGGACGGCCCCGAGGGCGTCACCGCGCACTTCACCGACGGCAGCACGGCGACGGGCGACCTGCTGATCGGCGCCGACGGCCTGAACTCCACCGTCCGCCGGACGACCGCCCCCACCGCCCGTCCCGGTTACGCGGGCCAGCGCGTCTTCTACGGCTGCACCGGCACCGCACCCGACCCCGGCACCGCGCCGACGGACGGCGAGGCCGCGTGCATCACGATGGTGCGCGGCAGCACGGCCGCCTTCGGTCATACGACGTCGCCCGACGGGGAGACGTTCTGGTTCGCCCGCGTCGCCGCCGACGCCCCGCTGACCGCCGCCGAGATCTCCGAGGCCACGCCCACCCAGTGGCGCGACCTGCTCGTCCCGTTGCTGCGCAAGGACCCCACCCCCGCCGCGGACATCGTCGCGGCCACCACCGCCCCCGTCCTGGTCACCAACGCCACCGAAATGCCCAACGGCACCCCTTGGCGCTCCGGACGCTCCGGAGACTCCGGTCTCTCCGGCCGGACGCTCCTCATCGGCGACGCGGCCCACGCGGCCTCCCCCGCGACCGGGCAGGGCGCTTCCATGGCCCTCGAGGACGCCGTGATCCTCGCGAAGTGCCTGCGGGACTCGCCGGACGTCGAGTCCGCGCTCCCTCTCTACGAGACGCTCCGCCGCCCGCGCGTCGAACACAACACCACGGTCAGCGGCAACCTCTCGCGAGGGGTGAGCGCCCCACCGCCCGCGCAGGCCTCCGGGGGCAGACCCGCGGAAGGGAGGCCCGCCGGAGGGAGGCCCACCGGAGGTGCGCCCGCTTCCCGCCCCGGCGACGACGAACTCATCCGCCAACTGGACTGGAACTCCGGCATCGGCTAG